Below is a window of Lagenorhynchus albirostris chromosome 18, mLagAlb1.1, whole genome shotgun sequence DNA.
cagcaaagtgattctgttatacatgtatctattctttttcaaattcttttaaaagtcGGGACAGTTTTCCTACTTCAGGTAATGGTGACCAATGTCTGCACCACACCACTGAAAACAGAAAGAGCTGGATAAAATAACTTAACTTCTGAAGGAAGCACTAGGGCTGGTGCAGAGTGTGTGCTCAGCACTAGTTCTGGGCCCCTGAGGTGACATCCGTTTTCTCATTCCAGCACTGTTTccgtatttttcagttttaatcagTGTAAAGCCTAGAACTTGTTTTCCATTACTCTTTATCCTCTCCCTTTGCTACAGTTAAAATCTGTACAAAGTAGACTCTTCCGATTAAGATACACGGACCCTGTCAAGCTTATTTTCAAAAAGCAAGTGACAAAAGTATATTGACAGGTTTAAAACCATGCTTTCCAGCAGAAATAACGAGGGGAAATCCACTTGTTTGTTAATTTATTTGTGTAAAATTTATTTAACACTTAATTGAGACTCTCAGAAGCCAACAGAGCTACTTTCATGTTTTCATGTTGGTTGTGTGTATTTAGATGAAGCAGATGATCCTAAACTGCTTGCTTTGGAGAGTTGCTGTAATATTATGTTTATTCTAGTTATACAAGTTGTTTCCGTGCACTACCTTTGCAATCTTATAAAATTTCTAACACTGTTCAAAAGACACACTCATGTTTCGAAAGGTATCTTGTTTAATTTAGTCCCATTTTAGCACTCCTTTAAAAAGTTTGATTGATGACTCTTGAAATTCAGCCAAGAGTGTTGTGTCAAAAACCTGCTTGAATTTATCTAAAAATTCATAATCGGTGCTGAATCTGAACTTGTTTGCCCAAAGCAACACCGTTCCCGGCTGGCAGAGGTACGCCATGGTGGCAAGCAGCTTGTCCAGGAAGTAATGGTGGTAGACCACGTCAGAAGCCAGCAAGTAATCATAGTAACATGTGGACTTGGGGAAGTTCTGTTCCAGGCCCTCTCCCCACACCAGCTCTTTCACTTCAGGCAGATGTGCTGTATGGTTTCGTGTGTTCCTTAAAAGATTGTATTGAAGGTTCCCTAGGACGTCAGGCAAATCCGTTGCTGTGACTTGAGCTcctaagagagaaagaggaaacttGTACGAATTACCTGGAACATTCGGGCAGCCACAGGGTACATATACTCTCAGGGAGAAATCGAACTGGGCTTCTCACCTTGGCCCTGGACCAGGGCCCTTCTCACCTATGTCCAtatgggctggataattctgCTGGGGGACCCTGCCCTGTGCcctgtaagatgtttagcagggTCCCTGGTCTCCATCCACAAGATGCAAGTAGCACCTCCCCACCCAAACCCCAAGTTGTGCTGATCAAAAACGTCCCCCGACACTGCCAAATGTCCTTCATGGGGCAAAAATCACCTTTGGTGAAGAACCATTGAAATAGAATAACGTTCCTGTCTTTTAAGAAACTAAGTTAAACGGCAGTGCAGTTTTGAGAGATTTCAGAATAATTAACTAAACATACCAAGATTCTTAGCGTTTGGTTACTGTCatcatttataatgtttttcCTTCCCAAACTGTCTTTATCTGAAGATTTTGGTTTTCTCTTACGTGAGGTGTCAGCACCTAGTTTTCTTTCCTAAGGGATGATCTAATTTGAATGACTCTCCCCCCTACTAAATGCATTAAGTTAATTTTTAGGCATTTTAATGCTAGTGATAAAGGTTCACAAAATCATAATTCCAGATTGGTTTTGATAGAAGAAGATCTGTAATAGTGTAGGCTGAAGTAGGCCACACATACCCGCCTCTTGCCCAGCTCCCAGGACTCACAACTGGCATTTTGGGTATAAATCTGTCTTCACCTTGGATTCACtcacttattttttgtttttttccaaaacatcAGTTGTTAATAGTTGCACTGAAAAGCAGGGGACAGCATAACAGAGCTGTTTACAACAGGAATTCAAGAGTCACACCTTCAGAATTTCAACTTTCTCACGTGCTAATAATCAATGGATTGGACGAGTTAGCCTCTAAGGCACAGTTATCTTATCTCCGGATAACAGCAGTCATTCTAGCCTGGACATCTGGGTAGATTCAGTGAGTGCGATCACGGCCAAGCACCTAAACCACAGCCCGTCACACAGTAGTAAGTGGTTATTATCACTGTTGTCACCGTAACCATCTTTTGAAACAAGGCCGAGAATAGACAGACAAACCTAGAATACTGGCCACGATGGAAACGAGGCCTGGTCCAGCACCGATTTCGAGCATCTTAGCTCCTTGGAGACCGAGGTCCTCTGCGTGTTCCTCCAAATACTGGCACAAAGCCATGGCCTGAAAAACATTCACAGTTGTCACCTGGACACTGGAAACCGAGGACCCTGTTCCCCACCGCAAGTTAAATACTCAAAGACATGTTAAAGAGTTTCAGCTTACTGGGGGCTCACAAGAATCAAAATATATGTGCAACGGCGTGTTTTGACCTCTGGAATATGAACGCTGTAACATGCATCAGAGGAACTAGGGAGACAGACTTGTGAAAGCGCCTGTACCAGAAGACCCTTGGCCAGCCTCCAGGAACAGGAAGGTCAGCTCAGCTCTTCCAGAACCAGGAGACAAGGGGCCGCAGGGCAGCAAGCCCTTGCTTACGTCGTGTCGGGCCTCCACCTGCTGTAAGACTTGCGCTGTAAGCAGCTCCATCCCCTCCCTGCTGACTCCACCAGCGTTCAGGTTGCTCTGGACTTTGCCTGCTGCACTGAACAACTGCGTAGGAATTTTTCTCTTAAAGCAGTTCATCTAAGAAACGCTCGACTGGCTGGGCAGTGCTTCCCAAACCCTAGCGCACATGTAGGTCACCTGGGGCCTGGTGAAAGACGCCCTGGCCACGTGTGGTAGGGCTGATGGAGCTCAaggctgcatttctaacaagccacCAGCTAATGCCAGTGCCGCTGGCCACACTTTGGGGGGTAGCAGCAAGGAGGTTACATCCtttacacagtaaaaaaaaaaaaaaagaaaatttagatcGATTTCTGTACAGAAAATCAAGGTCCCTTCCCACGTGAGCCAATGGGCGTCGGCTGGTGATGTCGCGGACTAGAGGGACTGGAGAGAGTTACTAGGCGTGAGGGCGTTACCGGAGTTGGGAATGCGAACCCTGCAACCCTGCGCTGAAAAGGCAACGTGAACGCTCTCGTTTGCACACACCTTTAGCCCTTGTCTTCGTGCAGGTGCTCTGGGCTCGCTGTGACTCACTTTCTGTCTGGGGCCCAGGCTGGAGTAGGGGGCGGCCTGGATCATATGAGACAGCCGCGCTCACGATGGCCTGCGCCAGGGTTGGTGGCAGCTCCGAGCCCGTGggtccctccctttcctccccagctcctctcaaGGGACTCGGGGGCcagggacgggggtggggggaggacggAAACTAATTCCCAATGGCACGGTAGGGAGGTAAGGGGCGTCAAGGGGCCCTGGGCGCTGGAGGATGAGTGAGAGGGGGACAGGCGGGACGGCACGGGTGCGGGGTGGCACTGGCATCCAGCCCGTGGCAAGGAGCTCCAGAGCTGGGGACGGCAGTTTTGAGGAAAGGCCTTCTTCGGTTCTTGAGGAGAAAGGAGCATTATTCACTGTGTGGGATTTCAGGATTTGGAAGAGTGTCACCCAGAGCCACCAAGACGTGTGCTCTGAGGAGTTCCTGAAGGGGTGGCTGTAGGCGTCCTTCCTGAAGGGCCCTGCCCTGTGACAGGCTGGCCCGGTGGATGCCATCTGGGGACGGATCTTCTCTCGGGAACAGCTACATCTTTCAGCAGACACTCCCCCGCTTCTTAGTCCTATTAGCAAACTCCGAAAAGTCATCTCTCACAGCTGCTCTTGAAGTCGCACAAGGAAAGGGTGAGGGTGCTTCCCCACACGATACGGATCCTTCTGCCGCCTTCAGAAAACTGAGGTCCCGAGAAGGGCCAGGGTTTGGTGCATGAAAGGCTGAGACCTTATTAAGAATAAAACAGTCCAGTGGACAAATCATCTTTTTCCACTCCTGATTTCTgatcacccagctctgggtgtctGTTTGCCAAATACAGTAGGAAGCTGTGGAGAGGCGCTTGCTGGTTTCAAACTTGTTAAGCCAAAGAAAAACATTCAGCTGAAGGAAATCATACTTACATTAAGCATAACGGGTAAAAATCGAGCTTCCTTGGCTGGGGTCAGTGAGGGGGCAGCTCTAAGAGCCTGGAGCCCTTGgctgtccctcccctgcccccccgcTCCATCTCCCCCATCACTGGTACCCAGACTGCAAAGGGCGCTCCAAGGAACCTCTGATCACAGCCACGCAGCGGGCCAGCAGGTCTGCGTCACCCGGGAGTGAGTCAGAAATGCAGCCCCAGTCCACCTCCCCCAGCCTGACCTCCTGAATCAGAGTCTGCATTTAACAAGAACCCAGGAGGATTCCCATCTAAGCTAACAGTGGGGCATTTAACAGGAACCCAGGAGGATTCCCATCTAAGCTAACAGTTCTGATCTGGAGCCCCTCCAAGCACAGGCTGAGAACCTCTGCAGTGGAAAGAACGAAGGTGCTGGCCTCCGAGGTCCATCGTCCCAGCCTGGTTCTGCACTGCGCCGCGCCAGGGGAAACAGTGCACTCAGCCAGGACATGGCAGGTTTTCTGGCTCTGAATTCTGTGTTTTCCCCCATTTCAGCTCCATCCTCTGGGGACTGTTGCAGGGAGAGCATGAGATGAAGCACCACTTCCTAAGCGTTTCCACTGGACTGGCCGCACTGTAGAAGGCGAGTGAATACCCGAAGGTCTGTGGGAGAGGCCCAAAGGTGGCCACTACAAAATCTAAACTCTAAAgacttttcttctgattttttaacAATTCATATGAATTTTTCATCCTACTTCCCAATATACTCAAGTTTATGTTAATGTGAGAAAATAATGTCTCAAGAAACATAGCATAGAGGAAAATCGTTGTTTTTAGGAAAGATGCCGTGTTTCTGCAGCATCTAGGTACACCAGCAACACCCCTGGGGGGGCATCCTTGGACCCTCAATTTGAGAAGCACAGAACGTTAGAGCACGTGGCAAGTCGTCCAAGGCACCACAGTTGTACAAATTTGCTGTTCTCATCCCCAGAATCCCCGACGCCCCAATGTGACAGCTCCCTCACCCCTGGCCACACCACCGCTCCGTAACTCTCGATCGATTCTTGAATGACAATCCTCTTGCCTGCAAACCAATAGTACTCCTGGGTGTAGCTGGCGTAATTCATGGGAACAAATTTCTGGAGGCTTTGAAGCGATGGTTCTATCTTGTTAGAATCTGTGGGACAGAAAATTAAATCGGTTTCATTATTTGTTGATCCAGTGCAAATCTACACTCGGTACAGTTAGTCAGATGGGAAGAGACTGAGCAATCTTCCAGAAACAGAGGGGGGAATGCCATCAGTGAGACAGTGGCTGCAAACTAGCCCAAACTGAATGATATGGGGTGACAGGGACATAACATTTCTATGGGACATTTTTATCATACGACGAAATGCCAAAGGATGCCCTGGGCCCTTCCCTCGATCTAGGAGCAGACAGTGCGGTGTcgatccatccctccctctgttTTGGTGAGAGGAGGAAGCTAGGCCACCGCACAGAATGGCACGAATGAGCCATCTGCATAAGGAGGACCGAGGCAAGCGTGGACCTGACTATTTTTGGGTCTTGAAGTGATGTAACATTCCCACATGTTGGCTGGAACATGTTCCTTAAGTCCTTCTACAACTGCTTCTCAAAAGGTGCAGGTCACCCAAAGACGAGCCAGCTCCGCAGTCCTGGGGGAGGTTGTCAGATGAGCTCCAGCTATTAAATTACTCTTCCTTAAATACTCCTTTACGCTCATGACCACTCAAGCAGCTCTCAGATGTCAtataaaatgagaggaaaagagCACCTGATCGGGGCTGACATCATGGAAGCCCAGAATGTCAAAGGTTTCGCAGGGGGTTTCAGCATAAAAAGAACAGCGAGTAATAAGGTCAGAATGGGGACCCTGAGCACACGGAGGGGTCGTGCGCAGAAGACGGGGGGCTGCTGGTACCCTCGGGGAGAGGCGTTGGCAGCGAGGAGTCTGGGGGGGAACTTGCATGAGACCAGCCTTTGCTGCCTGAGCTCTGCCTGCGGATGTGTAACCAGGGATGGACTAGTGGAAAGGAGCATTCAGTGAACATCTGAAGGTCTCTAACCAGAAATATGCACTCAAGGAGGCAGGTGAGGGTGAGTGCAGGGTGAGTGCAGGGTGAGGGGTAGGGGGCCTTTGAAGAAGCCTAATCAGGGGTCCACCCCTCAGAGTTCAGGTTTCACTGATCTCCACCCGCACTGGACGGTTCTGTGCCACGGCTCTGCAAACGCTTTGCAACAGGGTCACAGCCAGAAGAGTCCAGAAATGTGGAGTGAACACTTAGAAACATTTACAACAACTTGACCATATCTGTTGAATCTGATTACGAAAAACCAAAGCTTGTATTGTGTATGTCTTTGTACTTCTTTTCATGTTGTTCCTCCAGAAATTCATTTGTGTTGCATTTTACAAAAAAGTATCCAAGTGGTCTTTGACCACAGTGTGGGCCAAATGACCAGTTTGTAAGTTTGCACAGTGACGCCTGCAGCTCTCAGCCGTGGGTTCTGGTCTCCTGGAAGGAGAATTCTCTGTCCTGACCACAAAGGCGAGCTTCCAGAAACCCAGGACTTCCTTGAGCTTGCAAGAACCTGCTGATGAATAGTGGCCAAGTCCTGAGATGTCATCCTTCCCTGTCATGTGCCCCAGGAgaggctgtggggagaggagaggacctTTGGTCCTCACCCACCTCTTATAAGGGGAAACAACCAACATCTAAAACCATGAACCTGAAATTTATCACTCAACAAAGGGGACCCAGCTTCTCCCATAGGCTGACAGGCTGACTCTGAGTTCTgtttcagagaaaataagaagGTAGAGGAACAGACCATCTTGTGCCCAGAAACTTTAACAACCAGCCTGGGGGCGGTGAGGAAGCACTGACGTGCAGGATTTGGCCATCACCATGGTGACAGCGCTCCCACAGTGGCCATCCCTAGGAAAGGGGTGAAGCAGCTCAGCACCACAAGCATTTCTACCACACGGATACGACACCCCTCAACAGCCTCAAGGGCACAGGTCATCGTAAAATGTAGGAAAAGAATTCCTGATGAGACGTGAGTATTTATTACCTAAGTTTTTTCATATACCTTTACTTTTACATAATCCATTTCATTGTACGTTTGTATGACTTAAATTTTAACAATGGCCATGTTTAACAATCAGCTCGCAAAATTCCTGAAATGCAGGAGCTGGTACAGGCCATCTGGAATGAGGAGTGGGTACCGGGCTGTCCTCCTTACCTCTGAGCCTCTCATCACTGGAGCAGCCAGACCGTCAGGGACCCAGGCCACCTCCTGCCAGCTTCCGTCCCCTCGATATCACCCAGAccgttccttcctcccttcttcccacaAATAACCACAAATAAAGGCTAACTTTTCTCTCAAGACTGTAGGAAAAGTCTATGTGCTGATTTTAAGTGGCTCATCCTTTCACAAGATGACAGATCGTAAGCTGATGGTTGTACTCTCTAGATCGACATTGTAAAGAAACATGGGCATATAAATGTCCTCCATAAGACCATTTTTCCACGctacaaagataaaagaaatttatGTTGATTGCACATGATTTTCAATTCTTGTATCTATGCTCGTCTGACAGTTTTAGAGACATCAGATTTTCAAGATAGGCAGAGTTGCATTTTTATGTAAACAGTTTAGGAAAAATGAATTACCATCCTGGTTTAACAGAGTTGGAACATAATTTTCCACTGTTGACTGTTAACGTTTTGAACGTTACATCTTGGCTCTTATGACATCATTTGTTATGTCTGTTGTTTATTTACTACTGATTCCCTGCCCAGAAAAGCAACACTAAAGGGTTCTGTTGTCATAATGGGAAAGTACACTTGACTTTACACTGATCCACTGAAGGACGCAGCTGCTAGGAATACATTTTGGCGAAAAGCAGGAAGGAATCtagatttcatttctcttttaaaagttctTGTTACAAAAATCTAACCCTCTTAGATTTGGATAAAACAAAGTTTTGGTCTTTGATaggtaaataataaaaacatagggATTACCTTTAGTGTCATGCTTCTGCTTGCATAAAGGCATTTTTCTATTAAGCATCATGATAAGAAAAAGATGTAGGGTTAAAAGGAAATGGATATTCTTGTGCCTGGGGTTCACTGCAAAACGCCATGCCAGGGAAAGATGGGAGAAGATGTGGAGCTGAGGAAGGAGGTTACCTCCCGGGGGTCCGCTGCTGCCGTCTGTCTGTAGACCCTCCTCATCCGGGGGTCTCGGTACCTCGTCCACGGACTGGGGCTGCTGCCCTGAGCGCAGACACGCATCCATCCCAGAGCCGCCAGGGAGGAGAGAGCTGGCCTGGACTGAGCGCTCCTCCGGGTCTGAATCGCCCAGAGCCTCTGCAAGGTGCAGCTTATCGCCTTAGCATCTGCTGAGCTGGAAAGAACACCTGCATTTCAGCTTAGTttcccggggcgggggcggggtggggagaacAGCCGCCCTGGGCGCTGCCATCCTGGTTTTGCAGAGCAGAGTGGAAGGAAACCCTGACACATCATCACCCCACCTTTCCATCGCCTGGA
It encodes the following:
- the METTL21C gene encoding protein-lysine methyltransferase METTL21C translates to MDACLRSGQQPQSVDEVPRPPDEEGLQTDGSSGPPGDSNKIEPSLQSLQKFVPMNYASYTQEYYWFAGKRIVIQESIESYGAVVWPGAMALCQYLEEHAEDLGLQGAKMLEIGAGPGLVSIVASILGAQVTATDLPDVLGNLQYNLLRNTRNHTAHLPEVKELVWGEGLEQNFPKSTCYYDYLLASDVVYHHYFLDKLLATMAYLCQPGTVLLWANKFRFSTDYEFLDKFKQVFDTTLLAEFQESSIKLFKGVLKWD